TTGCTAAAATGGCGAACAAAGAATTACGCCAGTTTCGTAAAAAAATCGGTATGATTTTTCAGCATTTCAACTTGCTTTGGTCAAGAACGATTTTAGAAAATATCATGTTGCCCTTAGAATTAGCCAATGTCCCAAAACAAGAAAGAAAAGAACGTGCGCAACAACTGCTAAATTTAGTTGGTTTACAAGGACGAGGGGATGCGTACCCAAGTCAATTATCCGGCGGTCAAAAACAACGCGTGGGGATTGCAAGAGCGTTAGCTAATAATCCTGAAATACTTTTATGTGATGAAGCAACTAGTGCGTTAGATCCGCAGACGACAGATGAAGTATTGGACTTGCTTTTAGAAATCAATAAAACGTTGAATTTGACGATTGTATTGATTACCCATGAAATGCATGTCATCCGTAAAATCTGTAACAAAGTAGCTGTAATGGAACTTGGACAAATCGTTGAAGAAGGCGATGTTCTGGAAGTTTTTAGAAATCCAAAACAGGTAGTAACAAAACGTTTTGTGCAACAAGAGTTAGAACCAAAAGAAGATACGGAAGAGTTATTACGAGAGTTGATAAAAGAAAATCCGAACGGGCTGGTAGCTACACTTCAATTTAGTGGTGATAATGCGAATGAACCAGTTATTTCACAAGTGATTCGTCAGTTTGATGTCGATATCAATGTTGTGCAAGGGCAAGTTCAACAAGCCAAAGAAGGTGCTTTTGGAACCTTGACAGTTATGATTACTGGACAAGCAAGTGAGGTAGAAAAGGCGTTGGCTTTCTTCAAAGAAAAAGAAGTTGGTTTGGAGGTGATTCATCGTGGCGAATGAGACATTTGTAGAAAAGTATTTGAATTTTAGCCGAGTGAACCCAGAATCAATGAAACAAGCGGCAATTGATACACTATTTATGACGGTGATTGCAATGATTTTTGTTATTATTATTGGTTTTTTACTAGGCTTGTTGCTGTATAGTTTGAGTCGTAATAAATCACCTTACGCTAAGATTTGTTATGGGATTTTATCAGTAGTCAGTAATGTTTTTCGCTCTATTCCTTATATTGTATTGATTATCTTGCTGATGGATTTTTCAAGAAAATTAGTTGGTACAGGGATTGGCGCAAAAGCAGCAATTCCTTCATTGATTGTGTCAGCAGCA
The DNA window shown above is from Enterococcus sp. 4G2_DIV0659 and carries:
- a CDS encoding methionine ABC transporter ATP-binding protein; its protein translation is MPLIELEHVKKQFLGKNGPVHAVNDVSLTVNQGDIYGIVGYSGAGKSTMVRLLNGLELPTEGEVIIQEQNIAKMANKELRQFRKKIGMIFQHFNLLWSRTILENIMLPLELANVPKQERKERAQQLLNLVGLQGRGDAYPSQLSGGQKQRVGIARALANNPEILLCDEATSALDPQTTDEVLDLLLEINKTLNLTIVLITHEMHVIRKICNKVAVMELGQIVEEGDVLEVFRNPKQVVTKRFVQQELEPKEDTEELLRELIKENPNGLVATLQFSGDNANEPVISQVIRQFDVDINVVQGQVQQAKEGAFGTLTVMITGQASEVEKALAFFKEKEVGLEVIHRGE